In the genome of Pan troglodytes isolate AG18354 chromosome 15, NHGRI_mPanTro3-v2.0_pri, whole genome shotgun sequence, one region contains:
- the OR10G3 gene encoding olfactory receptor 10G3 → MLTPSGKILWDMERINSTLLTAFILTGIPYPLRLRTLFFVFFLLIYILTQLGNLLILITVWADPRLHARPMYIFLGVLSVIDMGISSIIVPRLMMNFTLGVKPIPFGGCVAQLYFYHFLGSTQCFLYTLMAYDRYLAICQPLRYPVLMTAKLSALLVAGAWMAGSIHGALQAILTFRLPYCGPNQVDYVFCDIPAVLRLACADTTVNELVTFVDIGVVVASCFSLILLSYIQIIQAILRIHTADGRRRAFSTCGAHVTVVTVYYVPCAFVYLRPETNSPLDGAAALFPTAITPFLNPLIYTLRNQEVKLALKRMLRSPRTPSEV, encoded by the coding sequence GTAAGATTCTCTGGGATATGGAAAGAATCAACAGCACACTGTTGACTGCGTTTATCCTGACAGGAATTCCTTATCCACTCAGGCTAAGGACACtcttttttgtgttctttttgctaATCTACATCCTGACTCAGCTGGGAAACCTGCTTATTTTAATCACTGTCTGGGCAGACCCAAGGCTCCATGCCCGCCCCATGTACATCTTTCTTGGTGTTCTCTCAGTCATTGATATGGGCATCTCCTCCATCATTGTCCCTCGCCTCATGATGAACTTCACTTTAGGTGTCAAACCCATCCCATTTGGTGGCTGTGTTGCTCAACTCTATTTCTATCACTTCCTGGGCAGCACCCAGTGCTTCCTCTACACCCTAATGGCCTATGACAGGTACCTGGCAATATGTCAGCCCCTGCGCTACCCTGTGCTCATGACTGCTAAGCTGAGTGCCTTGCTTGTGGCTGGAGCCTGGATGGCAGGATCCATCCATGGGGCTCTCCAGGCCATCCTAACCTTCCGCCTGCCCTACTGTGGGCCCAATCAGGTGGATTACGTCTTCTGTGACATCCCTGCAGTGTTGAGACTGGCCTGTGCTGACACAACAGTCAACGAGCTGGTGACATTTGTAGACATTGGGGTGGTGGTTGCCAGTTGCTTCTCCCTGATCCTCCTCTCCTACATACAGATCATTCAGGCCATCCTGAGAATCCACACAGCTGATGGGCGGCGCCGGGCTTTTTCAACTTGTGGAGCCCATGTAACCGTGGTCACCGTGTACTATGTGCCCTGTGCCTTCGTCTACCTGAGGCCTGAAACCAACAGCCCCCTGGATGGGGCAGCTGCCCTATTCCCCACGGCCATCACTCCTTTCCTCAACCCCCTTATCTACACTCTGCGGAACCAAGAGGTGAAGCTGGCCCTGAAAAGAATGCTCAGAAGCCCAAGAACTCCGAGTGAGGTTTGA